One segment of Argiope bruennichi chromosome 11, qqArgBrue1.1, whole genome shotgun sequence DNA contains the following:
- the LOC129956861 gene encoding probable nuclear hormone receptor HR3 yields MVLQMSWCTTSFGKVEVAQPQTSTGSIKAQIEIIPCKVCGDKSSGVHYGVITCEGCKGFFRRSQSSVVNYQCPRQKNCVVDRVNRNRCQYCRLQKCLALGMSRDAVKFGRMSKKQREKVEDEVRFHRAQLVRPQGTAPSHSTPQPTETSPDSSVFDHQQQPSSSNQHVSYINSGYTYNGDLNTFSTNGYTYTPQAIQFDLGSTDYVDSTTFDPQQQLETIPDANSLLITVVPPGPMTTNSHLELLTKTLTEAHTRTCLYSSDQVAEIMKKPPDVGSILLYKSMDHEQLWLDCAQKLTNIIQQIIEFAKMVPGFMKLSQDDQILLLKAGSFEMSVLRMSRYLDPLTNLVMYGDTMIPSEAFTTADTSEMKLVNNTFETAKSIAELKLTESELALYSACVLLSPDRLGLKNISDVQTLYQAILKALKYELEQTHKLPYKGDVRVFDVLMAKLADLRDLSMLHMETLAKFRMSAPHLEFPALHKELFSIESA; encoded by the exons CTCAAATTGAAATTATCCCTTGTAAAGTTTGTGGTGACAAATCCTCTGGTGTTCACTACGGTGTCATAACGTGTGAAGGTTGCAAG GGCTTCTTTCGAAGAAGTCAGTCAAGTGTTGTGAATTACCAATGTCCACGACAGAAGAATTGTGTTGTTGACCGAGTTAATAGGAATAGATGTCAGTACTGCAGGTTACAAAAATGTCTTGCTCTCGGAATGTCCAGGGATG CGGTAAAGTTTGGCCGCATGTCCAAGAAACAGCGCGAAAAGGTGGAAGATGAAGTGAGGTTCCATCGAGCGCAGCTAGTCCGTCCTCAGGGAACGGCACCGTCCCACTCGACGCCGCAACCCACAGAAACCTCACCGGACAGTTCGGTATTTGACCACCAACAGCAGCCGTCCTCATCCAATCAACATGTCTCCTACATTAACAGCGG GTATACTTATAATGGGGACCTGAATACATTTTCTACAAATGGTTACACTTACACTCCCCAAGCTATTCAATTTGATCTGGGCAGCACAGACTATGTTGACAGCACAACATTTGACCCTCAACAGCAGCTAGAAACTATTCCAGATGCCAACAGCCTGCTCATAACTGTTGTCCCACCTGGACCCATGACCACAAATTCTCATCTTG aacTCTTAACAAAAACACTGACAGAAGCTCACACAAGAACGTGTTTATACTCATCTGACCAAGTAGCTGAGATCATGAAAAAACCACCAGATGTTGGTTCCATTCTTCTGTACAAAAGCATG GACCATGAGCAACTGTGGCTAGACTGTGCTCAAAAGCTCACCAACATCATTCAACAAATCATCGAATTTGCCAAGATGGTTCCTGGCTTCATGAAACTTTCCCAAGATGATCAGATCTTATTACTCAAAGCAG gtAGTTTCGAAATGAGTGTTCTCAGAATGAGCAGGTACCTTGATCCTCTTACCAACCTTGTAATGTATGGAGACACCATGATTCCATCTGAAGCATTTACAACTGCTG ATACATCAGAAATGAAGCTTGTGAATAACACATTTGAGACAGCCAAAAGTATAGCTGAATTGAAACTGACAGAGTCTGAGCTTGCTCTATATTCTGCTTGTGTTTTACTTTCTCcag acCGTCTTGGACTTAAAAATATCTCAGATGTCCAGACTCTCTACCAGGCTATTCTCAAGGCCTTAAAGTATGAACTTGAGCAAACCCACAAACTTCCATACAAAGGCGATGTTCGAGTGTTTGACGTCTTGATGGCCAAGTTGGCGGATTTGAGGGACTTGAGCATGCTTCACATGGAGACGCTGGCAAAGTTCAGAATGTCTGCACCACATCTCGAATTCCCAGCACTCCACAAAGAGTTGTTTTCCATCGAGAGCGCTTGA
- the LOC129956860 gene encoding biotin--protein ligase-like: MRYLVSCAGKLRKFSQCKQQVLYKQQILLRTQSYLTYSLLKMNSGSGFVKPPNILIYVGENRQHVFKNVATNILRCLNVDKYVVYELKKSQVLATPWKENVAVLVLVSEEIESSISEAFKNYLDNKGKMIIFCSNFEYIRAGLKYNVVPGGDKVNISYKNILNVPVIRGKYSYTLDGGHILATNSDEESVIIKSNESGDFIISSVHLALDPELVSHTEDAEKDKENRLLILKSILGDQLGLEIKSVTIPSPTPGYVIVDDDKLLGELKSKFNSKEIHLGKLENSFSVTAELLGTSADVCVPILFESDGAAPIIFDKIAYFSNLKSDHFGHTVVYFPVITSTMIAAEQLSEHENIVIIAGRQISGRGRSGNIWISPEGSAMFTLHFSLSLSSKLGQRMSLLQHMASLAVVHSIRKNPIYNKLNLRLKWPNDLYLGKDRKVGGVLVNTTIQGSIAHVYIGIGINVANEQPTACINSAIESHNSVTGDILPLLKPEEVIALALTELENIIDEFTKSGLDNFLSSYYSYWLHSGQRVTLSSINKEAIIQGLDDYGFLIVQTAEKKCLTLQPDGNRFDMMQNLIISK, from the coding sequence ATGAGATATCTCGTCTCATGCGCGGGAAAACTGCGAAAATTTTCGCAGTGTAAGCAGCAAGTTTTGTATAAGCAGCAAATTTTACTAAGGACGCAATCTTATTTAACctattcattattgaaaatgaattccGGAAGTGGATTTGTGAAACCACCCAACATTCTCATTTATGTGGGAGAAAATCGgcaacatgtttttaaaaatgtagctaCTAACATCCTTCGTTGTCTCAACGTAGATAAATATGTTGTTTATGAACTTAAGAAATCTCAAGTTCTCGCAACTCCATGGAAAGAAAATGTAGCTGTTTTAGTGTTGGTTTCGGAAGAAATTGAATCTAGTATTTCTGAAGCTTTCAAAAATTATCTCGATAATAAAGGCAAGAtgattatattttgttcaaattttgaatatattagagCTGGTTTGAAATATAATGTAGTACCTGGAGGGGACAAAGtgaatattagttataaaaatattttgaacgttCCTGTTATTCGTGGGAAGTATTCATATACTCTTGATGGTGGACATATTCTGGCTACGAATTCTGACGAAGAATCTGTAATAATTAAATCTAATGAAAGTGgcgattttattatttcatcagttCACTTGGCATTAGATCCTGAATTGGTCAGTCATACTGAAGATGcagaaaaagataaagaaaatcgTTTGCTGATATTAAAGAGTATTTTAGGTGATCAATTAGgattagaaataaaatctgtAACCATACCTTCACCTACTCCTGGTTATGTCATTGTTGATGATGACAAACTGCTTGGTGAACTCAAGAGCAAATTCAATTCCAAAGAAATTCACCTTGGAAAGCTTGAAAACTCCTTTTCAGTCACAGCTGAATTGCTAGGCACTTCTGCTGATGTATGTGTGCCTATATTATTTGAAAGTGATGGGGCAGCCCCAATTATTTTTGACAAGATAGCTTACTTTTCAAACTTAAAATCTGATCATTTTGGCCATACCGTGGTTTATTTTCCTGTTATAACTTCCACAATGATTGCAGCTGAACAACTCTCTGAGCATGAGAATATAGTTATAATAGCTGGGCGACAGATATCTGGTCGAGGTAGATCCGGTAATATATGGATAAGTCCAGAAGGTTCTGCGATGTTTACTCTGCATTTTAGCTTATCATTATCCTCAAAATTAGGCCAAAGAATGTCATTGTTGCAACATATGGCATCTCTTGCTGTTGTTCATAGTATCAGAAAAAATCCAATATATAACAAACTTAATTTAAGACTTAAATGGCCTAATGATTTGTATTTAGGAAAAGATAGGAAAGTTGGTGGTGTTCTTGTCAATACTACAATCCAAGGAAGTATAGCTCATGTTTATATCGGAATTGGAATCAACGTTGCAAATGAACAACCTACAGCATGCATCAATAGTGCAATTGAATCTCATAATTCAGTCACTGGTGATATTTTGCCTTTACTGAAACCAGAAGAAGTGATTGCTTTGGCATTAACTGAGCTAGAAAATATAATTGATGAATTTACGAAATCTGGACTAGATAACtttttatcttcatattattCGTACTGGCTTCATAGTGGTCAGCGTGTCACTCTTTCTTCTATTAATAAAGAAGCAATAATACAAGGTTTAGATGATTATGGATTTTTGATTGTTCAAACTgcggaaaaaaaatgtttaactttgcAGCCTGATGGGAATCGCTTTGAcatgatgcaaaatttaataatcagcAAATAA